A window of Lysobacter sp. TY2-98 genomic DNA:
GCATCGTGTGCCGCTGATCGTCAATGACGACTGGCGGCTCGCGGCCGACATCGGTGCCGACGGCGCACATCTCGGTGGCGACGATGGCGATCTTCGCGACGCACGCGCCGCGATGGGCGACGCGGCGGTACTCGGTGCGTCCTGTTACGACGATCTCGATCGCGCGCGCGAGGCGGTCGACAACGGCGTCGACTACATCGCATTCGGCGCGTTCTTTCCCTCCGGCACCAAACCGAATGCGCGACGCGCGACACCGCAGCTGCTGCACGATAGCGCGGACTTCGGTGTTCCCCGCGGCGCAATTGGCGGCATTACGCCTACAAACGCGCCTCTTCTCATCGACGCCGGCGCCGATCTCATCGCAGTGATCGGCGGTCTCTTCGATTCGCCCGACCCTTACGCCGCCGCGCGCGCTTACATCGACTGTTTCGAGGACCTCACATGAACCACGCCACATCCGAGCGCCTGTTCGCACGCGCGTCCGAACTCCTCCCGGGCGGCGTCAACTCACCCGTGCGCGCCTTCCGCTCCGTCGGTGGTACGCCGTTCTTCGCGCAGCGCGCGGAGGGCGCCTACCTGTATGACGTCGATGGCAACCGCTACGTCGATTACGTGGGTTCGTGGGGGCCGATGATCGCCGGCCATGCGCATCCACGTGTGCTCGAAGCCGTCGAGCGCACGATGCGCAGCGGCCTGAGCTTCGGTGTGCCGAACCCGCTGGAGGTCGAGATGGCCGAAGCGATCACGCGCATCGTGCCGAGCTGCGAAATGGTGCGCATGGTGAACTCGGGCACCGAGGCGACGCTGTCGGCGATCCGTCTGGCGCGTGGCGCCACCGGCCGCACGCGCATCGTCAAGTTCGAAGGCTGCTACCACGGCCACGGCGACAGCTTCCTGGTCAAAGCGGGCAGCGGCGTCATGACGCTCGGCCTGCCGAATTCGCCGGGCGTGCCGTCCGCACTCGCGGATCTCACGCTGACGCTTCCCTACAACGATTTCGACGCCGCCACCGCCCTGTTCACCGAGGTCGGCCACGACATCGCCGCACTCATCATCGAACCCATCGTCGGCAACGCGAACTGCATCCTGCCGCGCGACGGCTACCTGCAGCACCTGCGTCAGCTGTGCACCCAGCACGGCGCGCTGCTGATCTTCGACGAGGTCATGACGGGATTCCGCGTTGCGCTCGGCGGCGCGCAGCAGCGCTATGGCATCACGCCGGATCTTTCGACGTTCGGAAAGATCATCGGCGGCGGCATGCCCGTGGGCGCGTACGGTGGACGTCGCGATCTGATGCAACAGATCGCGCCGGCCGGTCCGATCTATCAGGCGGGCACGTTGAGCGGCAATCCGGTCGCGATGGCCGCGGGTCTCGCGACGCTCGAGCTGATCGAAGCGCCCGGTTTCCACGATGCGCTCGGGCGCAGCACGCATGCGCTGTGCGACGGACTGGAAGCGGCCGCGCGTGACGCCGGCATCGCGTTCCACACC
This region includes:
- the thiE gene encoding thiamine phosphate synthase translates to MPSIKPLWPRRGLYAITPDESDTGRLVARVVPVLEAGAAVLQYRNKSADAALRREQALAMQSLCRRHRVPLIVNDDWRLAADIGADGAHLGGDDGDLRDARAAMGDAAVLGASCYDDLDRAREAVDNGVDYIAFGAFFPSGTKPNARRATPQLLHDSADFGVPRGAIGGITPTNAPLLIDAGADLIAVIGGLFDSPDPYAAARAYIDCFEDLT
- the hemL gene encoding glutamate-1-semialdehyde 2,1-aminomutase → MNHATSERLFARASELLPGGVNSPVRAFRSVGGTPFFAQRAEGAYLYDVDGNRYVDYVGSWGPMIAGHAHPRVLEAVERTMRSGLSFGVPNPLEVEMAEAITRIVPSCEMVRMVNSGTEATLSAIRLARGATGRTRIVKFEGCYHGHGDSFLVKAGSGVMTLGLPNSPGVPSALADLTLTLPYNDFDAATALFTEVGHDIAALIIEPIVGNANCILPRDGYLQHLRQLCTQHGALLIFDEVMTGFRVALGGAQQRYGITPDLSTFGKIIGGGMPVGAYGGRRDLMQQIAPAGPIYQAGTLSGNPVAMAAGLATLELIEAPGFHDALGRSTHALCDGLEAAARDAGIAFHTTRAPGMFGLYFRGGPVETFEDAKASDTARFNRFFHAMLERGVYLAPSAFEAGFMSSAHGDAEIAHTIAAAREAFATL